A region from the Thermodesulfobacteriota bacterium genome encodes:
- the dapB gene encoding 4-hydroxy-tetrahydrodipicolinate reductase has product MTGVAVCGAMGRMGRAILSILGENPYGLSLSEAVEAAGHPLLGHDVTAMTGGVARGVTLTDDFGGAIAKADVIIDFSSQESSVRHAQAAAAAGKPIVIGATGLDATQIGAIREAASGAAVVQSPNMSVGVNLMFRVAADVARVLGDDYDVEIVETHHRFKKDAPSGTAVKLADAVATALGRSMEEVGVYGRKGMIGERPRKEIGVFAVRSGDVVGEHTVVFGGIGERIELTHRAQSRDTFARGAVRAAAWLIGKPPGFYDMADVLGFGK; this is encoded by the coding sequence ATGACCGGCGTGGCGGTCTGCGGCGCTATGGGGCGGATGGGAAGGGCGATCCTCTCCATCCTCGGCGAGAACCCGTACGGGCTGTCTCTGAGCGAGGCGGTCGAGGCGGCGGGGCACCCACTGCTCGGACACGACGTCACGGCGATGACGGGCGGCGTGGCCCGGGGAGTGACGCTCACCGACGACTTCGGGGGGGCGATCGCGAAGGCCGACGTGATCATCGATTTCAGCAGCCAGGAATCGTCGGTGCGGCACGCGCAGGCCGCGGCGGCGGCGGGGAAGCCGATCGTCATCGGCGCCACCGGCCTCGACGCGACGCAGATCGGGGCGATCCGGGAAGCGGCCTCGGGGGCGGCGGTCGTGCAGTCGCCGAACATGAGCGTCGGGGTCAACCTGATGTTCCGCGTGGCGGCCGACGTGGCGCGCGTCCTCGGCGACGATTACGACGTGGAGATCGTGGAGACCCATCACCGGTTCAAGAAGGACGCCCCCTCCGGCACGGCGGTCAAGCTGGCCGACGCCGTGGCGACCGCCCTCGGGAGGAGCATGGAAGAGGTCGGCGTCTACGGCCGGAAGGGGATGATCGGGGAGCGCCCCCGGAAGGAGATCGGCGTGTTCGCCGTCCGGTCGGGAGACGTGGTGGGAGAGCACACCGTGGTGTTCGGCGGCATCGGCGAGCGGATCGAGCTCACCCACCGGGCGCAGAGCCGGGACACGTTCGCGCGGGGCGCCGTCCGGGCCGCGGCCTGGCTGATCGGGAAGCCGCCGGGGTTTTACGACATGGCCGACGTCCTCGGGTTCGGGAAATGA